The following proteins are encoded in a genomic region of bacterium:
- a CDS encoding mannose-1-phosphate guanylyltransferase/mannose-6-phosphate isomerase, with translation MNENKNIFGVILAGGSGSRLWPLSREVYPKQLLKLIGENSLFQSTFLRLIDVIPAKNIITVTNNLHLSEIKNQLEEIDNNECKILGEPVGRNTAPAIGLATLFIRNSETENSDPIIFVTPSDHFIQNNEAFLNAVRSGIELAKNGYIVTFGIKPTRPETGYGYIKTNNDLKLSCQSFELADNENLSGYKVDEFKEKPDFETAEKYIEAGNYFWNSGIFMFKASTMLKEMEINAPDVLAGLNKLDLTGDFIEKESYQAIPSISIDYAVMEKSDKIALISVDCGWNDLGSWEAIYDVMEKDTNKNFIKGNVIAVNTEDSYIYSTSRLVSAIGVKNLVIIETEDAVLVCDKSRTQDVKTVFDKLETGFK, from the coding sequence ATGAATGAAAATAAAAATATTTTTGGCGTGATACTGGCAGGAGGCAGCGGAAGCAGACTCTGGCCTCTCAGTAGAGAAGTTTATCCAAAACAGTTACTGAAATTAATCGGAGAAAATTCGCTTTTTCAATCAACTTTTTTGAGGCTTATTGATGTAATTCCTGCAAAAAATATAATTACTGTAACAAATAATCTTCACCTGAGTGAAATAAAAAACCAACTCGAAGAGATTGATAATAATGAATGTAAAATATTGGGAGAACCGGTAGGAAGAAATACCGCGCCTGCAATAGGTTTGGCGACTTTGTTTATCAGGAACAGCGAAACAGAAAATTCTGATCCTATAATATTTGTAACTCCTTCAGATCATTTTATTCAAAATAACGAAGCCTTTTTAAATGCTGTAAGATCAGGAATTGAACTTGCCAAAAACGGTTATATCGTAACTTTCGGAATAAAACCGACCAGACCGGAAACAGGTTACGGCTACATAAAAACAAATAATGACTTAAAATTATCTTGCCAGTCTTTTGAACTTGCCGACAATGAAAATTTATCAGGTTATAAAGTCGATGAATTCAAGGAAAAACCTGATTTTGAAACGGCAGAAAAATATATTGAAGCGGGAAATTATTTTTGGAACAGCGGAATATTTATGTTCAAAGCTTCAACAATGCTTAAAGAAATGGAAATTAATGCTCCTGACGTGCTTGCAGGGCTGAATAAACTTGATTTGACAGGTGATTTTATTGAAAAAGAAAGTTATCAGGCAATTCCATCAATATCAATAGATTATGCAGTTATGGAAAAATCCGATAAAATTGCGCTTATCTCGGTTGACTGCGGTTGGAATGATCTTGGATCGTGGGAAGCGATTTATGATGTTATGGAAAAAGATACCAACAAAAACTTCATAAAAGGGAATGTAATAGCCGTAAACACAGAGGATTCTTATATTTATAGTACCTCCAGGCTTGTTTCTGCAATAGGGGTAAAAAACTTAGTTATAATAGAAACAGAAGACGCCGTTCTGGTTTGTGATAAATCAAGAACCCAAGATGTTAAAACCGTTTTTGATAAATTAGAAACAGGTTTTAAATAG
- the pyk gene encoding pyruvate kinase, whose translation MTIFIKTKIVATIGPSSESDEKIADLIKSGARIFRINSSHGTPEIHRARIEKIRRISKELKEYIAIILDLQGPKIRIGTLSEPVDLKNDEEIILKPGVESNEPDVIPVDYAGIIQDVKKEDHLLLDDGKLELVVKEIYSDSIKTRVLRGGLLKSRKGLNIPNSASKSVSAITDRDVEYIKFAVENDVDYLALSFVRDKEDIIAAKAYVKQFNGNIPIIAKIEKPQAVENLASIIYVSDGVMVARGDLGIEISPELVPLVQKSIIHEANLHRKPVITATQMLESMIEQPLPTRAEASDVANAIIDGTDAVMLSGETAVGQYATEAVEMMVKISQNVEASNLGHFNKVPKISDDVYELDSQAIVSAVIKMIPEVEISAIVALTRTGYTAKLLSKSKPTVPIISISDDEQICRRLNLFWGVYPYKMNLQPNFTEEMLKEIDSILIEETFLDSGDKVIITGGLPCITAGKTNFLRIHQLGSIGIIN comes from the coding sequence ATGACAATTTTTATAAAAACTAAAATAGTGGCAACAATTGGTCCCAGCTCCGAAAGTGATGAAAAAATAGCCGATCTTATAAAATCAGGAGCAAGGATTTTCAGGATAAATTCCTCTCACGGAACACCGGAAATTCACAGAGCAAGAATAGAAAAAATCAGACGAATTTCAAAAGAGTTGAAAGAATACATTGCAATTATTCTTGACCTTCAAGGACCAAAAATAAGGATTGGAACACTGTCAGAACCTGTAGATCTGAAAAATGACGAAGAAATTATTTTAAAACCCGGCGTGGAAAGTAATGAACCAGATGTTATTCCTGTGGATTATGCAGGGATAATACAAGACGTTAAAAAAGAAGACCACCTTCTTTTAGATGACGGAAAATTAGAACTGGTTGTAAAGGAAATATATTCTGACAGCATAAAAACAAGAGTTCTTAGAGGCGGATTGTTAAAATCCAGAAAAGGATTAAATATACCTAATTCCGCATCTAAAAGTGTTTCTGCGATCACAGACAGAGACGTAGAATATATAAAATTTGCTGTTGAAAACGATGTTGATTATCTTGCCCTTTCCTTTGTACGTGATAAAGAAGATATAATCGCTGCTAAGGCTTATGTAAAGCAATTTAACGGGAATATACCTATCATTGCCAAAATTGAAAAACCGCAGGCAGTAGAGAATTTAGCTTCTATTATTTATGTTTCGGATGGTGTAATGGTAGCCAGAGGCGACCTTGGGATTGAAATTTCTCCTGAACTTGTTCCACTAGTCCAAAAATCAATCATACATGAAGCCAATCTCCATAGAAAACCTGTAATAACTGCAACTCAAATGCTTGAATCAATGATTGAACAACCTCTTCCTACAAGAGCAGAAGCAAGTGACGTTGCAAATGCGATTATAGACGGGACTGATGCTGTTATGCTTTCAGGAGAAACTGCTGTAGGGCAGTATGCGACAGAAGCCGTCGAAATGATGGTGAAAATTTCTCAAAATGTCGAAGCAAGTAATTTGGGGCATTTTAACAAAGTTCCTAAAATCAGCGATGATGTGTATGAACTTGATTCTCAAGCAATTGTTTCTGCTGTTATTAAAATGATTCCTGAGGTTGAAATTAGTGCAATCGTTGCACTTACAAGAACGGGCTATACCGCAAAGCTTTTGTCAAAGTCAAAACCAACGGTTCCTATAATTTCAATTTCTGATGATGAACAAATTTGTAGGAGATTAAATCTTTTCTGGGGTGTTTATCCCTATAAGATGAATCTTCAGCCAAATTTTACCGAAGAAATGCTTAAAGAAATTGATTCAATATTGATAGAAGAAACCTTTCTCGATTCAGGAGATAAAGTAATTATTACAGGAGGTCTTCCCTGTATAACCGCAGGAAAAACAAATTTTCTGAGAATTCATCAGCTCGGATCTATAGGAATTATTAATTAA
- a CDS encoding diguanylate cyclase, whose protein sequence is MTGFNRQDDLIINKVTELQEELIQLNKLFEISNITNSVSSINALAEQLLNFLKLNFDIKNAAFFILDENKYSIISYENIISPNSYEFENLGEGIWHIIETGKPIKILNEEGKNIYFQFFESYNLFNLGSCVWLPFVNEGKILAIISLGSKKSGEPFTNSEIIFLNKIIQYIAPIINKFQNIKEKESNLVYLQKTLHNISILYNIGQALNFIDDLKKLIQIILAKAIQTIGAEKGSLMLYDSETEELIIKVVYGLPDREIEDKINEGLIECTKIKIGEGIAGEAFAHKKAIITNLGSDDPRFFQSDLSNVTSLLCLPLIVKDEAIGVINISNKKDKNLFNQDDLDFMGALANQAAIAISNAQLYKLAITDSLTKLYTRRHFEYILDNELRRSQRYKHNMTLLMMDIDNFKAINDTYGHQIGDETLKQIAGVILSTLRKMDMPSRYGGEEFAVILPETHKENSKKIAERLRKKISNILIRTKDKHEVSPTISIGLASFPFDTEDRSDIIGFADKALYFAKDSGKNCVAEYTPEGCILLCNEDGCSI, encoded by the coding sequence TTGACCGGTTTCAATAGACAAGACGATTTAATAATTAATAAAGTAACTGAATTGCAAGAAGAATTAATTCAGTTAAATAAACTTTTTGAAATTTCAAATATAACAAATTCTGTTTCCAGTATTAACGCGCTTGCTGAACAACTTTTGAATTTTCTTAAATTGAATTTTGATATAAAAAATGCTGCGTTTTTTATATTGGATGAGAACAAATATAGTATTATTTCTTACGAAAATATAATTTCACCAAATTCTTATGAGTTTGAAAATCTCGGTGAAGGGATTTGGCACATAATCGAAACCGGCAAACCTATAAAAATATTAAATGAAGAAGGAAAAAATATTTATTTTCAGTTCTTTGAGTCATATAATCTCTTTAATCTTGGTTCCTGCGTGTGGTTGCCTTTTGTTAATGAAGGAAAAATTCTTGCCATAATTTCTCTCGGCTCTAAAAAATCAGGAGAACCTTTTACTAACAGCGAAATTATTTTTCTAAACAAAATAATTCAGTATATTGCTCCTATAATAAACAAATTTCAAAACATTAAAGAAAAAGAGTCCAACTTGGTTTACCTCCAAAAAACTCTTCACAACATATCGATTCTTTATAATATCGGTCAGGCACTGAATTTTATAGATGATTTAAAGAAATTAATTCAAATCATCCTCGCAAAAGCAATTCAAACAATCGGTGCAGAAAAAGGTTCTTTAATGCTTTATGATTCAGAAACAGAAGAACTTATCATAAAGGTTGTTTATGGTCTTCCTGATAGAGAAATTGAAGACAAAATAAATGAAGGTCTTATCGAATGCACAAAAATCAAAATAGGAGAAGGGATTGCAGGAGAAGCTTTTGCTCACAAAAAGGCTATAATTACTAATCTTGGCTCCGATGACCCAAGATTCTTTCAATCAGACCTTTCTAACGTCACTTCACTCCTTTGCTTGCCATTAATAGTAAAAGATGAAGCAATAGGAGTTATAAACATCTCTAACAAAAAAGATAAAAACTTATTTAATCAAGATGACCTTGATTTTATGGGTGCTCTGGCAAATCAGGCAGCTATTGCAATAAGTAATGCACAACTTTATAAACTTGCAATTACTGACAGCTTGACCAAGCTATACACCAGAAGACACTTTGAGTATATTCTCGATAATGAACTGAGAAGATCTCAAAGATATAAACATAATATGACTCTTTTAATGATGGATATAGATAATTTTAAAGCTATAAACGATACCTATGGACACCAAATAGGCGATGAAACACTTAAACAAATCGCTGGTGTTATCTTAAGTACCTTAAGAAAAATGGATATGCCAAGCCGCTACGGTGGAGAAGAATTTGCTGTTATTTTACCGGAAACTCATAAAGAAAATTCAAAAAAAATCGCTGAACGTCTTAGAAAAAAAATCTCAAATATTCTTATAAGAACAAAAGACAAGCACGAAGTTTCTCCTACAATCAGCATAGGTCTTGCCTCGTTCCCTTTTGATACGGAAGATCGAAGCGATATTATCGGGTTTGCAGACAAAGCACTTTATTTTGCAAAGGATAGCGGTAAAAATTGTGTTGCGGAATATACCCCTGAAGGCTGTATTCTTCTCTGTAATGAGGATGGATGTTCTATTTAA
- a CDS encoding SulP family inorganic anion transporter: MFSSYLPFSALRDKFNEGYSLKDFRSDVIAGIIVALIAMPLGMSLSIAVGLSPQYGLYTVIIAGFVIALLGGSRFQVSGPTAAFIAVLLPIVQTKGYVGLALCGFIAGIILLIMGFSHFGKVIQYIPYPVTIGFTSGIGFIIFTIQIKDFLGLKINSIPIHFTERVASYIAHIHSFSLAESLIGLFTLTGLILWRKSRIKFPAPVVILPIMTLIVYLLNHFVPDLHVATILNTFSTKIKGNVIHGIPQVLPEFNIGKIFIQSHITQYFTNIEMFKDLIMPAFTIAILAVTETLLSAVVADGMTNTRHDPNAEITALGFGNICCALFGGIPATGAIARTAVNIKFGAKSPIACIIHSLFTLVSVLCFAPIISNIPMASLAALLMLVAYDMAEIRRVLRIIKVGTKSDIIVLFSCFSITVLFDMVIGVTIGLILACLMFIRRMSEVSSGKMIEINNIHSSSLDIPKDVFIYKINGPLFFGSADKVINIVDSFIKDVNYVIFIMDTVPSMDISGFISLKNTIKDLQDNKKHVAFVGLQKQPLRFFKKSNLITENSVVKNYKTLEEAINSGRAEINNSLKPQEILIGQ, translated from the coding sequence ATGTTTTCCTCTTATTTGCCATTTTCAGCCCTAAGAGATAAATTTAATGAAGGCTACTCATTAAAAGACTTTAGATCAGATGTTATAGCCGGAATAATAGTTGCTTTAATTGCTATGCCATTGGGTATGTCCTTATCTATTGCTGTAGGACTGTCTCCCCAGTACGGATTGTACACTGTAATAATTGCAGGATTTGTAATTGCACTTTTAGGCGGTTCAAGATTTCAGGTAAGCGGGCCTACTGCTGCTTTTATTGCAGTATTGTTACCGATAGTTCAAACCAAAGGATATGTTGGTCTGGCATTGTGCGGTTTTATTGCGGGAATAATACTGCTTATAATGGGTTTTTCCCATTTTGGCAAGGTTATTCAATATATTCCCTACCCTGTAACTATTGGCTTTACTTCAGGTATCGGGTTTATTATTTTTACTATCCAAATAAAAGATTTTTTAGGATTAAAAATTAATTCAATTCCTATTCATTTTACAGAAAGAGTCGCTTCTTATATAGCTCATATTCATAGTTTTTCTTTAGCAGAAAGCCTTATCGGTTTATTTACTTTAACAGGTTTAATTCTATGGAGAAAAAGTCGGATAAAATTCCCTGCACCTGTTGTTATATTACCGATTATGACGCTTATAGTGTATTTATTAAATCACTTTGTTCCTGATTTACATGTGGCGACTATATTAAATACTTTTTCTACCAAAATAAAAGGAAATGTAATACATGGAATTCCGCAAGTTTTACCTGAATTTAATATAGGCAAAATTTTTATACAGAGTCATATCACACAATATTTTACCAATATTGAAATGTTTAAAGACCTGATTATGCCGGCATTTACTATCGCAATACTTGCCGTTACGGAGACACTTTTGTCTGCTGTTGTGGCAGATGGAATGACAAATACCAGACATGATCCAAACGCAGAAATAACAGCACTTGGCTTTGGTAATATTTGTTGCGCTTTATTCGGAGGGATTCCCGCTACAGGCGCAATTGCAAGAACTGCCGTAAATATTAAATTTGGTGCTAAGTCGCCTATAGCCTGTATAATTCATTCCCTGTTTACGCTTGTTTCTGTTTTGTGTTTTGCTCCAATTATTTCAAATATCCCTATGGCCTCTCTTGCCGCATTATTAATGTTGGTTGCTTATGATATGGCTGAAATCAGAAGAGTTTTACGAATTATAAAAGTAGGGACTAAAAGCGATATAATCGTTCTGTTCAGCTGCTTCAGCATTACAGTACTGTTTGATATGGTAATTGGCGTTACTATCGGGCTTATTTTAGCCTGCTTAATGTTTATAAGAAGAATGTCAGAAGTCTCCAGCGGAAAAATGATTGAAATAAATAATATTCATTCCTCATCATTAGATATTCCTAAAGATGTATTTATTTATAAAATTAATGGTCCTTTATTTTTCGGTTCGGCAGATAAAGTTATAAATATAGTGGATAGTTTCATAAAAGACGTAAATTATGTGATTTTTATAATGGATACAGTGCCAAGCATGGACATTTCGGGTTTTATTTCATTAAAAAATACGATCAAGGACTTGCAGGATAATAAAAAACATGTTGCCTTTGTCGGATTGCAAAAACAGCCTTTAAGATTTTTCAAAAAATCAAACTTAATTACTGAAAATTCAGTTGTAAAAAATTATAAAACGCTGGAGGAAGCAATAAATTCAGGCAGAGCTGAAATTAATAACAGCCTGAAACCACAAGAAATTCTGATTGGTCAATAA
- a CDS encoding 7-carboxy-7-deazaguanine synthase QueE, which produces MAKNANIIEIFSSIQGEGPYIGCRQIFIRFAGCNLKCDYCDTPFDKQEFCNLEVICSPSENEQFKKLKNPVSAVQLIREISDLNEISHHSISLTGGEPLLHCAFLKEFLTEFKNLFPKIKIYLETNGTLIDELVLIMENIDIISMDLKLKSSTGDEFPFEKHKKFIETAKKYNKEIFAKAVITGRISNEEINEISNFMKSFEKQIPLILQPVSSENTELLLSSRNILEIQEKFLKKLNDVRVIPQVHKFLDLL; this is translated from the coding sequence ATGGCTAAAAATGCAAATATAATTGAAATATTTTCATCAATTCAAGGCGAGGGGCCTTATATTGGTTGTCGGCAAATTTTTATAAGGTTTGCGGGATGCAATCTCAAATGTGATTATTGCGATACCCCTTTTGACAAACAAGAATTCTGCAATTTAGAAGTAATTTGCTCTCCTTCTGAGAATGAGCAGTTTAAAAAACTTAAAAATCCTGTTTCTGCTGTGCAGCTTATTCGAGAAATTTCTGATTTAAACGAAATTTCACATCATAGCATAAGTCTTACAGGCGGGGAGCCGCTTTTACATTGTGCTTTCTTAAAAGAATTTCTGACGGAATTTAAAAATTTATTTCCCAAAATAAAAATTTATCTGGAAACAAACGGGACTCTTATTGACGAATTAGTACTAATCATGGAAAATATAGACATAATTTCAATGGATTTAAAATTGAAATCCTCGACAGGCGATGAGTTTCCTTTTGAAAAACATAAAAAGTTCATAGAAACAGCCAAAAAATACAATAAAGAGATTTTTGCAAAGGCAGTAATTACGGGCAGAATTTCAAATGAAGAAATTAATGAAATATCAAACTTTATGAAAAGTTTTGAGAAACAAATTCCGCTTATTTTGCAGCCTGTAAGCTCTGAAAATACAGAACTTTTGCTTTCTTCACGAAATATTCTGGAAATTCAGGAAAAATTTCTGAAAAAATTAAATGATGTGAGGGTAATTCCGCAAGTACATAAATTCCTTGATTTGTTATAA
- a CDS encoding DUF3536 domain-containing protein, with protein MSDKKHFLTIHGHFYQPPRENPWLESIELQDSALPFHDWNARIAQECYTPNSVSRIVNSKNQVIDIVNNYELINFNFGATLLSWLEVNAPKTYERIIKADQNSAKKHSGHGNAIAQVYNHMIMPLSNERDKYTQMIWGIKDFQHRFGRFPEGIWLAETAIDYDTLKVLADCDIKYTVLSPFQSQRVKPIKGDGNSWTDVSWGNVDPGQAYRCFLKDGTDRHVDLFFYDGSVSKSVAFDNLLTNGDAFIGRMKDGVSYARNYDQLVNIATDGESYGHHTMLGNMALSYALKKKIEQSGLILTNYSEFLEKYPPVMEVEIKPVSSWSCSHGVGRWMEDCGCSTGADSGWNQKWRKPLRKALDWLRDELMVIYEKNAAKYLKDPWKARNRYIDVILDRNKSTIELFCAHEASKKLNQSEMVSVMKLLEMQRYAMLMYTSCGWFFADISGIETVQILKYAARAMQIAEEFQEIDLETKFLQILSEACSNIKKFGSGKDIYMKFVKPSIVSVKQVVSHWAISSLFEEYEKEAEVYCYNIKTLDYKKAKKGDTRLIIGRIEINSNVTFEQHDMIFALLHFGGEDFHCVIRGFAGKLEYNKIKDNLIEKYNTLPLTEVIRGLDEYFGKEYFTLKNLFIEERRKIINILIEDKLEEFASTYKNLYDEARGPIMQLSELDLQIPEEFKIAAEYALSNSFNSLILDADDIESIDLLQSLVDISKDASRIGIQLDTKPTKEIYSEYVTNKVEMLAESNKIKEFESLIKVLNMIDKLDLKLNFSEAQNFYFSNIYAKIPQLIEDLKNSKDLAEDKRFIATILTLGEKLNFTVEEYTGSLNKATAHI; from the coding sequence ATGTCAGATAAAAAACATTTTTTAACTATTCACGGGCATTTTTACCAACCGCCGAGAGAAAATCCCTGGCTGGAATCAATAGAACTTCAGGACAGTGCGCTTCCTTTTCACGATTGGAATGCCAGAATCGCACAGGAATGCTACACTCCAAATTCGGTTTCCAGAATAGTCAACTCTAAAAATCAGGTTATTGACATAGTCAACAACTATGAGCTGATAAATTTTAATTTTGGTGCGACTCTTTTGTCATGGCTCGAAGTCAATGCACCAAAAACCTATGAAAGAATAATAAAAGCCGATCAAAACAGCGCAAAAAAACATTCGGGACACGGAAATGCCATTGCGCAAGTTTATAACCATATGATTATGCCGCTTTCTAACGAAAGAGATAAATATACGCAGATGATATGGGGGATTAAAGATTTTCAGCATAGATTCGGTCGCTTCCCTGAAGGAATTTGGCTCGCGGAAACTGCTATTGATTACGATACATTAAAAGTACTGGCAGATTGCGACATAAAATATACAGTTCTCTCTCCTTTTCAATCGCAAAGGGTAAAACCAATAAAAGGCGACGGAAACTCATGGACAGACGTAAGCTGGGGAAATGTAGACCCCGGTCAAGCATACAGGTGTTTTTTGAAGGACGGAACTGACAGGCATGTTGATTTGTTTTTCTATGATGGTTCTGTTTCCAAGTCTGTAGCTTTTGATAATCTCTTAACAAACGGAGATGCTTTTATAGGACGAATGAAAGACGGAGTTTCTTATGCAAGAAACTATGACCAGCTTGTAAATATAGCAACAGACGGCGAAAGCTACGGTCATCATACAATGCTGGGGAATATGGCTTTGTCCTACGCTCTTAAGAAAAAAATTGAACAGTCAGGCTTAATTTTAACCAACTACAGCGAGTTTCTTGAGAAATATCCCCCTGTAATGGAAGTCGAAATAAAACCTGTTTCCTCATGGAGTTGCAGCCATGGCGTCGGTAGATGGATGGAAGACTGCGGTTGCTCTACAGGTGCAGATTCCGGCTGGAATCAAAAATGGAGAAAACCTCTAAGAAAAGCTCTTGATTGGTTAAGAGATGAATTAATGGTAATTTATGAAAAAAATGCCGCCAAATATTTAAAAGACCCGTGGAAAGCAAGAAATCGCTATATAGACGTAATCCTTGACAGAAATAAATCAACAATCGAACTTTTCTGCGCGCATGAAGCCTCTAAAAAGCTTAACCAAAGCGAAATGGTGAGCGTAATGAAACTTTTAGAAATGCAAAGATATGCAATGCTTATGTACACAAGCTGCGGATGGTTTTTTGCCGATATTTCAGGAATTGAAACCGTACAAATTCTTAAATATGCCGCAAGGGCAATGCAAATTGCAGAAGAATTTCAGGAAATCGACCTTGAAACAAAATTTCTTCAGATTCTTTCAGAAGCTTGCAGCAATATTAAAAAATTCGGTTCAGGAAAAGATATTTACATGAAGTTTGTAAAACCTTCGATAGTTAGCGTTAAACAGGTAGTAAGCCACTGGGCAATAAGCTCTCTGTTTGAAGAATACGAGAAAGAAGCCGAAGTTTACTGTTATAACATAAAAACTCTTGATTATAAGAAAGCAAAAAAAGGAGATACAAGGCTTATAATAGGCAGAATTGAAATAAATTCGAATGTTACGTTTGAACAGCACGACATGATTTTTGCCCTGCTGCATTTTGGCGGAGAAGATTTTCATTGTGTAATCAGAGGTTTTGCAGGAAAACTTGAATACAACAAGATTAAAGACAACCTGATTGAAAAATACAATACTCTGCCTCTTACTGAAGTTATTAGGGGGCTTGATGAGTACTTTGGCAAAGAATATTTTACTCTTAAAAACCTGTTTATAGAAGAACGTCGAAAAATTATTAATATTCTTATTGAAGATAAACTTGAAGAGTTTGCAAGCACCTATAAAAATCTCTACGATGAAGCCAGAGGTCCTATTATGCAGCTCAGCGAGCTCGACCTTCAGATTCCTGAAGAATTTAAAATTGCAGCTGAATATGCTTTAAGCAATTCCTTTAACTCGCTTATTCTGGATGCTGATGATATTGAAAGTATTGACCTGCTTCAATCTTTGGTAGATATAAGCAAAGATGCAAGCAGGATAGGCATACAGCTTGATACAAAACCGACTAAAGAAATATACAGCGAATATGTCACAAATAAAGTTGAGATGCTTGCTGAAAGTAATAAAATTAAAGAATTCGAATCGCTTATAAAAGTATTAAATATGATTGATAAACTTGATTTGAAACTCAATTTTTCAGAAGCTCAAAATTTTTATTTCAGCAATATTTATGCCAAAATCCCTCAGCTTATAGAAGATTTAAAGAATTCCAAAGATCTTGCAGAGGATAAAAGGTTTATTGCCACTATATTAACGCTTGGAGAAAAGTTGAATTTCACGGTAGAAGAGTATACAGGCAGTTTAAATAAAGCAACAGCCCATATATAA